Proteins encoded together in one Kitasatospora albolonga window:
- a CDS encoding DNA-binding response regulator has protein sequence MREDGKITVFLLDDHEVVRRGVHELLASEPDIEVVGEAGTAADALVRIPATRPDVAVLDVRLPDGSGVEVCREVRSLDENIKCLMLTSYADDEALFDAIMAGASGYVLKAIRGNELLNAVRDVAAGKSLLDPVATARVLERLRDGGTAKGDDRLANLTEQERKILDLIGEGLTNRVIGERLHLAEKTIKNYVSSLLSKLGMERRSQAAAYVARLQAERR, from the coding sequence GTGCGCGAAGATGGAAAAATCACGGTATTTCTGCTCGACGATCATGAGGTCGTCCGGCGTGGCGTCCATGAGCTGCTCGCCTCCGAACCGGACATCGAGGTGGTCGGCGAGGCCGGAACGGCCGCCGACGCCCTGGTCAGAATCCCGGCGACCCGCCCCGATGTGGCGGTGCTCGACGTCCGGCTGCCCGACGGCAGCGGGGTCGAGGTGTGCCGGGAGGTCCGTTCGCTGGATGAGAACATCAAATGCCTGATGCTCACCTCGTACGCCGATGACGAGGCCCTTTTCGACGCGATCATGGCCGGGGCGTCGGGATATGTGCTCAAGGCGATCCGCGGGAATGAGCTGCTCAATGCCGTACGGGATGTCGCCGCCGGGAAATCCCTGCTGGACCCCGTGGCGACCGCCCGGGTGCTGGAGCGGCTGCGCGACGGCGGCACCGCCAAGGGCGACGACCGGCTCGCCAACCTCACCGAGCAGGAGCGCAAGATCCTGGACCTGATCGGGGAGGGGCTGACCAACCGGGTCATCGGGGAGCGGCTGCACCTCGCCGAGAAGACCATCAAGAACTACGTCTCCAGCCTGCTGTCCAAGCTGGGCATGGAGCGCCGCTCGCAGGCCGCCGCGTACGTCGCCCGGCTCCAGGCCGAGCGCCGCTGA
- a CDS encoding alpha-ketoacid dehydrogenase subunit beta: MAVEKMSIAKALNESLRLALDTDPKVLIMGEDVGKLGGVFRITDGLQKDFGEERVIDTPLAESGIVGTAIGLALRGYRPIVEIQFDGFVFPAYDQIVTQLAKMHARALGKIKLPVVVRIPYGGGIGAVEHHSESPEALFAHVAGLKVVSPANASDAYWMMQQAVQSDDPVIFFEPKRRYWDKGEVDTESIPGPLHKAVTVREGSDLTLVAYGPMVKVCLEAAAAAQEEGKSVEVLDLRSMSPIDFDAIQTSVEKTGRLVVVHEAPVFYGSGAEIAARITERSFYHLEAPVLRVGGYHVPYPPARLEEEYLPGLDRVLDAVDRSLAY; the protein is encoded by the coding sequence ATGGCCGTGGAAAAGATGTCCATCGCGAAAGCGCTCAACGAGTCGCTGCGCCTGGCCCTCGACACCGACCCCAAGGTCCTCATCATGGGCGAGGACGTCGGAAAGCTCGGCGGGGTCTTCCGGATCACCGACGGCCTCCAGAAGGACTTCGGCGAGGAGCGGGTCATCGACACCCCGCTCGCCGAGTCCGGCATCGTCGGCACCGCGATCGGCCTGGCCCTGCGCGGCTACCGCCCGATCGTCGAGATCCAGTTCGACGGCTTCGTCTTCCCCGCGTACGACCAGATCGTCACGCAGCTCGCGAAGATGCACGCCCGCGCGCTCGGCAAGATCAAGCTCCCGGTCGTCGTCCGTATCCCGTACGGCGGCGGCATCGGCGCGGTCGAGCACCACAGCGAGTCCCCCGAGGCGCTCTTCGCGCATGTGGCGGGCCTGAAGGTGGTCTCTCCCGCCAACGCGAGCGACGCCTACTGGATGATGCAGCAGGCCGTCCAGAGCGACGACCCGGTCATCTTCTTCGAGCCCAAGCGGCGTTACTGGGACAAGGGCGAGGTCGACACCGAGTCCATCCCCGGCCCGCTGCACAAGGCCGTCACCGTCCGCGAGGGCAGCGACCTGACGCTCGTCGCGTACGGCCCGATGGTGAAGGTCTGCCTGGAGGCGGCCGCCGCCGCCCAGGAGGAGGGCAAGTCGGTCGAGGTCCTGGACCTGCGCTCGATGTCCCCGATCGACTTCGACGCCATCCAGACGTCGGTCGAGAAGACCGGCCGGCTCGTCGTCGTCCACGAGGCGCCCGTCTTCTACGGCTCCGGCGCGGAGATCGCCGCCCGGATCACCGAGCGCAGCTTCTACCACCTGGAGGCCCCCGTCCTGCGGGTCGGCGGCTACCACGTGCCCTACCCGCCGGCCCGGCTGGAGGAGGAGTACCTGCCGGGCCTGGACCGGGTGCTCGACGCCGTCGACCGCTCGCTTGCGTACTGA
- a CDS encoding aminoglycoside phosphotransferase: protein MLRRYPEVGEPLACEPITKGLLNHGYRVSTTRGSYFLKHHLDKKHIDDATGERATIVRQHRATQRLASLGVPVVPPLTDADGTTVTVIGESCYALHPWVDGLHRVGSQLTPHQSRRLGTLLGVVHTALEQVMPTDGEPGPSDGPLPAGYGSPHAADTFALIDELLAVARGQRPRDTPRDAFDELAVHRLVERRALLELHAHRRPPTPDGPATGWVHGDFHPLNLLYRGADPVAIVDWDRLGVQPRAEEAVRAAAIFFVQPGGELDLPKVRAYARAYRRAAGADPAELAAAVHRVWWERLNDFWILRWRYRLDDRRADPQFPAVSALAVWWTREYEAVCAAFTE, encoded by the coding sequence GTGCTGCGCCGCTACCCGGAGGTGGGTGAACCGCTCGCCTGCGAGCCGATCACCAAGGGCCTCCTGAACCACGGATACCGCGTGTCCACCACCCGCGGCTCCTACTTCCTCAAGCACCACCTGGACAAGAAGCACATCGACGACGCCACCGGGGAACGCGCCACGATCGTGCGCCAGCACCGGGCCACCCAGCGGCTGGCCTCCCTCGGGGTGCCCGTCGTCCCGCCGTTGACCGACGCGGACGGCACCACGGTCACGGTGATCGGTGAGAGCTGCTACGCCCTGCACCCCTGGGTCGACGGACTGCACCGGGTCGGGTCCCAGCTCACCCCCCACCAGTCCCGGCGTCTCGGGACGCTCCTCGGAGTCGTACACACCGCTCTTGAGCAGGTCATGCCGACGGACGGTGAACCCGGGCCGTCCGACGGGCCGTTACCCGCCGGGTACGGCAGCCCGCACGCCGCCGACACCTTCGCGCTGATCGACGAGCTGCTGGCCGTGGCGCGGGGGCAGCGGCCCCGGGACACCCCGCGCGACGCCTTCGACGAGCTCGCCGTGCACCGGCTCGTGGAGCGCCGCGCCCTGCTGGAGCTCCACGCCCACCGCCGGCCGCCGACCCCGGACGGGCCCGCCACCGGGTGGGTGCACGGGGACTTCCACCCGCTCAACCTCCTCTACCGGGGCGCCGATCCGGTCGCCATCGTCGACTGGGACCGGCTGGGCGTGCAGCCGCGCGCCGAGGAGGCGGTCCGGGCGGCGGCGATCTTCTTCGTGCAGCCGGGCGGGGAGCTGGACCTGCCGAAGGTACGGGCGTACGCCCGCGCGTACCGGCGTGCGGCGGGCGCGGACCCGGCCGAACTGGCCGCCGCCGTGCACCGGGTGTGGTGGGAGCGGCTCAACGACTTCTGGATACTCCGCTGGCGCTACCGCCTGGACGACCGAAGGGCCGACCCGCAGTTCCCCGCGGTGTCGGCCCTGGCG
- a CDS encoding pyruvate dehydrogenase (acetyl-transferring) E1 component subunit alpha, translating to MTVESTAAARKPRRASKRTSAAKKPQSSEPQLVQLLTPEGERVEHPDYSIDLSADELRGLYRDMVLTRRFDAEATALQRQGELGLWASLLGQEAAQIGSGRALRDDDYVFPTYREHGVAWCRGVDPTNLLGMFRGVNHGGWDPTTNNFHLYTIVIGSQTLHATGYAMGVAKDGADSAVIAYFGDGASSQGDVAESFTFSAVYNAPVVFFCQNNQWAISEPTERQTRVPLYQRAQGYGFPGVRVDGNDVLACLAVTRSALERARRGEGPTLVEAFTYRMGAHTTSDDPTKYRADDERAAWEAKDPILRLRTYLENSGHADEAFFAELETESETLGKRVREVVRAMPDPEPLSLFEHAYADGNSLVDEERAQFAAYQASFADSAEEGK from the coding sequence GTGACCGTGGAGAGCACTGCCGCCGCGCGTAAACCGCGACGCGCCAGTAAGCGGACCAGCGCCGCGAAGAAGCCGCAGAGTTCCGAGCCCCAGCTCGTGCAGCTGCTGACGCCCGAGGGCGAACGCGTCGAGCACCCGGACTACAGCATCGACCTGAGCGCTGACGAGCTGCGCGGCCTGTACCGGGACATGGTCCTCACCCGCCGCTTCGACGCCGAGGCGACCGCCCTCCAGAGGCAGGGGGAGCTGGGCCTGTGGGCCTCGCTGCTGGGCCAGGAGGCCGCGCAGATCGGCAGCGGCCGGGCGCTGCGCGACGACGACTACGTCTTCCCGACCTACCGCGAGCACGGCGTGGCCTGGTGCCGCGGGGTCGACCCCACCAACCTGCTGGGCATGTTCCGCGGGGTGAACCACGGCGGCTGGGACCCGACCACCAACAACTTCCACCTGTACACGATCGTCATCGGCTCGCAGACCCTGCACGCCACCGGCTACGCCATGGGCGTCGCCAAGGACGGCGCGGACTCGGCCGTGATCGCGTACTTCGGTGACGGCGCCTCCAGCCAGGGCGATGTCGCGGAGTCGTTCACCTTCTCCGCCGTCTACAACGCCCCGGTCGTCTTCTTCTGCCAGAACAACCAGTGGGCCATCTCCGAGCCCACCGAGCGCCAGACCCGCGTGCCGCTCTACCAGCGCGCGCAGGGGTACGGCTTCCCCGGCGTCCGGGTCGACGGCAACGACGTACTGGCGTGTCTGGCCGTGACCCGTTCCGCGCTGGAGCGGGCCCGGCGCGGTGAGGGCCCGACCCTGGTCGAGGCGTTCACGTACCGCATGGGCGCCCACACCACCTCCGACGACCCGACGAAGTACCGGGCCGACGACGAGCGGGCCGCGTGGGAGGCCAAGGACCCGATCCTGCGGCTGCGCACATACCTGGAGAACTCCGGCCACGCCGACGAGGCGTTCTTCGCCGAGCTGGAGACGGAGAGCGAGACCCTCGGCAAGCGCGTACGCGAGGTGGTGCGGGCGATGCCCGACCCGGAGCCGCTGTCCCTGTTCGAGCACGCCTACGCCGACGGCAACTCCCTCGTCGACGAGGAGCGGGCCCAGTTCGCCGCCTACCAGGCATCGTTCGCAGACTCCGCCGAGGAGGGCAAGTAG